The genomic DNA TTTCGCCGCAACAAGGCGATCATCTGGTTTGATATAACAGAACAAAAGAGGGTGGAAGAATTTATTGAAAATATTTGCTTAAAAGTGAAGGATATGACATAGTTTCAGGCGAATAGTAACCCTTAATAACTATCATTCAGATCAGTAATCGATATGAAGGGAGCCCGATAGATGAAAGGCGCGGTCAATTTGCAGGATACATTCCTTAACCAGGCTCGTAAAGAAAACATGTTAACAACTGTATTCCTGGTAAACGGATATCAAATCAAAGGGGTTGTCAAAAGTTTCGATAACTTCACATTAATGCTCGAGGTTGAGGGGAAGCAGCAGTTAGTTTACAAACACGCTATCTCAACCATAATTCCGATCAGGAATATCAACTTACGCTCTTTTGAAGCAGAAGGTGCCGACATTGATGCTCCCGAAGATGAGTAAAACGATTTAAAATTCTCTAAAAAAGGCACTCTTCCGGAGTGTCTTTTTTAAATTTCCGATGATCGGATTTTATTTAACAAATTCACTGCACAAAAAGGAAACGTGAGTAAATGACTCAATCAATAGAGAAGGCTGTCCTGGTTGGC from Bacillota bacterium includes the following:
- the hfq gene encoding RNA chaperone Hfq, producing the protein MKGAVNLQDTFLNQARKENMLTTVFLVNGYQIKGVVKSFDNFTLMLEVEGKQQLVYKHAISTIIPIRNINLRSFEAEGADIDAPEDE